The following are encoded in a window of Artemia franciscana chromosome 5, ASM3288406v1, whole genome shotgun sequence genomic DNA:
- the LOC136027367 gene encoding uncharacterized protein LOC136027367 translates to MGTDKPYDPGGIVLILLVSFGAFFAIEVPNSATEIPVANLFRNSTILDFMLDLLIAENDNENLPFELRKLDKIVKFAKRKLDQQIVSQRFLSINRQSKLRGDLLVWLPVSFVLPTLRRRRKDKKHHHKRYAEFADDSESRLTDLQRLFNPNLTDYFFDLNLGPLLSRVDGYYGLLGVEDEQCRYLIDCYAGNLGEDLSPISDLLLTLYRTSEEFERPSTFSRPLLRFFRHYWAFKKGSSRQSFDCKTEFNECNQDVNQFINWTALKFWQELSTLLSLQLQDE, encoded by the exons ATGGGCACAGACAAACCGTATGATCCAGGAGGAATTGTTCTCATTTTGCTAGTCAGTTTTGGCGCATTTTTTGCAATCGAAGTGCCTAACTCTGCAACAGAGATTCCTGTTGCAAACTTATTCCGTAATAGCACCATATTGGACTTTATGTTGGACTTATTAATTGCTGAGAATGATAATGAGAACTTGCCTTTTGAGTTGCGGAAACTTGATAAGATTGTCAAATTTGCAAAAAGGAAGTTAGATCAGCAAATTGTTTCGCAGCGCTTTCTGTCAATTAACAGGCAGTCAAAACTTCGTGGTG ATCTCCTCGTATGGCTACCCGTCAGTTTTGTCCTCCCAACTCTAAGAAGAAGGAGGAAGGACAAAAAACACCATCATAAACGCTACGCAGAATTTGCAGATGACTCTGAATCCCGTTTAACAGATTTGCAGCGTCTCTTCAATCCAAATTTGACAGATTACTTCTTTGATCTAAACTTAGGTCCCTTGCTTTCTCGAGTTGATGGGTACTATGGACTTCTTGGGGTGGAAGACGAACAATGTCGTTATTTGATAGATTGTTATGCTGGCAATTTAGGTGAAGATTTGTCACCCATCAGTGATCTCCTTTTAACACTTTATAG GACTAGTGAGGAGTTTGAGAGACCATCAACATTTTCACGACCACTTTTAAGGTTCTTCCGACATTATTGGGCTTTTAAAAAAGGCTCTTCAAGACAATCGTTCGATTGTAAAACTGAATTTAATGAATGCAATCAGGATGTCAATCAATTTATCAACTGGACGGCCCTAAAATTTTGGCAAGAGCTTTCAACATTGTTATCATTGCAACTCCAAGATGAATAG